Proteins from a genomic interval of Acidimicrobiales bacterium:
- a CDS encoding carboxyl transferase domain-containing protein — translation MRKLLIANRGEIAVRIARTAAEMEISTVAVHAEDDAAALHIRVADEAVALSGVGPPAYLDAEGVVEAALASGCDAVHPGYGFLSEDADFARRCAGSGLAFVGPSPETLDLFGDKARARVLASDVGVPVLPGTDGPTSLDDALAFLESLGPGGAVMIKAVSGGGGRGTRPATSAPELEAAFERCASEAAAAFGDPSLYVEQLVARARHVEVQLAGDGDHVVHLWDRECSLQRQRQKVVEVAPAASLPAAVRQRLLDAAVTLGRAARLRNLATVEFLVDADGGDDSLAIFIEANARLQVEHTVTEEVLGLDLVRLQLDLAAGRTLAGVGLAQSDVPTPRGTAVQARVNLETMGTDGSVRPSGGLLSVHELPSGPGVRVDGFGYAGYRTSARYDSLLAKVIVHTPVGDRAAAMAKAERALSELRIEGASTNVSFLRALLGHPLVLAGEVHTGFIDDHLDDLVGATDQPRRHVEAVGTGSPSLAGAVVDAVDPLAVLDHGRAAASGNRGDDIEGPDGTRPVPAPIQGTVIEVSVAVGDPVGAGQQLLVMEAMKMQHVVGAPCSGVVRALAVSAGDAVLEGHPLAFLEEAEVDAAEGQVEEEEVDLNEIRPDLVEVIDRHQRALDESRPDAVARRRRSGQRTARQNIDDLLDPGTFTEYGPLTVAARRRRNTIEELIDQTPADGLVMGLGQVNGELFGEDRARCAVLSYDYTVLAGTQGAHNHEKLDRLSELALRWRLPTVFFTEGGGGRPGDTEGGGFVRGFEYWGRLSGAVPLVGVTSGRCFAGNAAILGCCDVIIATRDSALGMGGPAMVEGGGLGVFRPEEIGPVDVMQRNGVIDVLVEDEAEAVAVAKRYLSYFQGPVDEWACEDQRLLRRAIPEDRLRVYDVRRVIELIADTASVLELRPEFGRAMVTALIRVEGRPVGVFANNPQHLGGAIDSDASDKAARFLQLCEAFDIPVLSLQDTPGNMVGPEAETTGLIRHCARLFVIGANLTVPIFSVVLRKSYGLGAIAMTGGSYQAAMFTVAWPTGEFGGMGLEGSVKLGYRNELAAIEDPVERRARFDEMVARAYAAGKALVRAEGTALDDVIDPADTRRWVLAGLRSLPPAPPRTDKKVPWIDAW, via the coding sequence ATGCGCAAGCTGCTGATCGCCAACCGGGGCGAGATCGCCGTGCGCATCGCTCGCACGGCAGCCGAGATGGAGATCTCCACGGTGGCCGTGCACGCCGAGGACGATGCCGCCGCGCTCCACATCCGGGTGGCCGATGAGGCCGTGGCGCTGTCTGGGGTGGGCCCGCCCGCCTACCTCGACGCCGAGGGGGTGGTCGAGGCTGCGCTGGCGAGCGGGTGCGACGCCGTCCACCCGGGCTACGGCTTCTTGAGCGAGGACGCCGACTTCGCCCGGCGCTGCGCCGGCTCTGGTCTGGCCTTCGTGGGTCCTTCCCCCGAGACGCTCGACCTCTTCGGCGACAAGGCGCGGGCCCGGGTGCTGGCCAGCGACGTGGGGGTGCCGGTCCTGCCCGGCACCGACGGGCCGACCAGCCTCGACGACGCCCTCGCCTTCCTGGAGAGCCTGGGACCTGGTGGGGCGGTGATGATCAAGGCGGTGTCGGGTGGCGGCGGTCGCGGCACCCGTCCGGCGACCTCGGCGCCGGAGCTCGAGGCGGCCTTCGAGCGGTGTGCGTCGGAGGCGGCGGCGGCGTTCGGCGACCCCTCGCTCTACGTCGAGCAGCTGGTGGCCAGGGCTCGCCACGTCGAGGTGCAGCTCGCCGGCGACGGCGACCACGTCGTCCACCTGTGGGACCGCGAGTGCAGCCTGCAGCGGCAGCGCCAGAAGGTGGTGGAGGTGGCGCCCGCCGCCTCCCTGCCGGCGGCCGTCCGCCAGCGGCTCCTCGACGCCGCCGTCACCCTCGGCCGAGCGGCACGCCTCCGCAACCTGGCCACCGTCGAGTTCCTGGTCGACGCCGACGGTGGCGACGACTCGCTGGCGATCTTCATCGAGGCCAACGCACGCCTGCAGGTGGAGCACACCGTGACCGAGGAGGTCCTCGGCCTCGACCTCGTCCGCCTCCAGCTCGACCTGGCCGCGGGCCGGACCCTCGCCGGCGTGGGCTTGGCCCAGAGCGACGTGCCCACGCCCCGGGGCACGGCCGTTCAGGCCCGGGTCAACCTCGAGACCATGGGAACGGACGGCTCGGTGCGCCCGTCCGGGGGGCTGCTCTCGGTCCACGAGCTCCCCTCGGGCCCGGGGGTGCGGGTCGACGGTTTCGGCTACGCCGGCTACCGGACCAGCGCCCGCTACGACTCCCTCCTCGCCAAGGTCATCGTCCACACCCCCGTTGGCGACCGCGCCGCCGCCATGGCCAAGGCCGAGCGGGCCCTGTCCGAGCTGCGGATCGAGGGGGCGTCCACCAACGTGTCGTTCCTCCGGGCCCTCCTCGGTCACCCCCTGGTGCTCGCAGGCGAGGTGCACACCGGCTTCATCGACGACCACCTCGACGACCTGGTGGGAGCCACCGACCAGCCGCGACGCCACGTTGAGGCTGTCGGCACGGGGAGCCCGTCGCTTGCCGGCGCCGTGGTCGACGCCGTCGACCCCCTCGCGGTGCTGGACCACGGCCGGGCCGCGGCGTCGGGCAACCGGGGGGACGACATCGAGGGCCCCGACGGGACCCGCCCGGTCCCGGCGCCGATCCAGGGCACCGTGATCGAGGTCTCGGTGGCGGTCGGCGACCCCGTCGGCGCTGGCCAGCAGCTCCTGGTCATGGAGGCCATGAAGATGCAGCACGTGGTCGGTGCGCCGTGCAGCGGGGTCGTGCGGGCCCTGGCGGTGAGCGCCGGCGACGCTGTCCTCGAGGGCCATCCGCTCGCCTTCCTGGAGGAGGCCGAGGTCGACGCGGCCGAGGGGCAGGTCGAGGAGGAGGAGGTCGACCTCAACGAGATCCGCCCCGACCTGGTCGAGGTGATCGACCGTCACCAGCGGGCGCTCGACGAGTCGCGGCCCGACGCCGTCGCTCGTCGCCGCCGGAGCGGCCAGCGCACGGCGCGGCAGAACATCGACGACCTCCTCGACCCGGGCACGTTCACCGAGTACGGGCCCCTCACCGTGGCGGCCCGGCGCCGGCGCAACACCATCGAGGAGCTGATCGACCAGACGCCCGCCGACGGCCTGGTGATGGGCCTCGGCCAGGTCAACGGCGAGCTGTTCGGTGAGGATCGCGCCCGCTGCGCAGTGCTCTCCTACGACTACACAGTGCTCGCCGGGACCCAGGGCGCCCACAACCACGAGAAGCTCGATCGGTTGTCGGAGCTGGCGCTGCGCTGGCGGCTCCCCACCGTGTTCTTCACCGAAGGCGGGGGCGGCCGCCCGGGTGACACCGAAGGGGGTGGCTTCGTCCGCGGCTTCGAGTACTGGGGTCGCCTCAGCGGGGCGGTGCCGCTGGTGGGTGTCACCTCGGGGCGCTGCTTCGCCGGCAACGCCGCCATCCTCGGGTGCTGCGACGTCATCATCGCCACCCGCGACTCGGCCCTCGGCATGGGTGGACCCGCCATGGTGGAGGGCGGTGGCCTCGGGGTGTTCCGTCCCGAGGAGATCGGCCCCGTCGACGTGATGCAGCGAAACGGCGTGATCGACGTGCTCGTCGAGGACGAGGCCGAGGCGGTCGCCGTCGCCAAGCGGTACCTGTCGTACTTCCAGGGCCCGGTCGACGAGTGGGCGTGCGAGGACCAGCGCCTGCTCCGGCGAGCGATCCCCGAGGACCGCCTCCGCGTCTACGACGTCCGGAGGGTGATCGAGCTGATCGCTGACACCGCCTCGGTGCTCGAGCTCCGGCCCGAGTTCGGGCGGGCGATGGTCACCGCGCTCATCCGCGTCGAGGGCAGGCCCGTGGGGGTCTTCGCCAACAACCCCCAGCACCTCGGCGGCGCCATCGACTCCGACGCCTCCGACAAGGCGGCCCGCTTCCTGCAGCTGTGCGAGGCGTTCGACATCCCCGTGCTCTCCCTGCAGGACACGCCGGGGAACATGGTCGGACCCGAGGCGGAGACGACGGGGCTCATCCGGCACTGCGCCCGGCTCTTCGTCATCGGCGCAAACCTCACCGTGCCGATCTTCTCGGTGGTCCTGCGCAAGAGCTACGGCCTTGGCGCCATCGCCATGACGGGCGGGAGCTACCAGGCGGCCATGTTCACCGTCGCCTGGCCCACCGGGGAGTTCGGGGGCATGGGCCTCGAAGGGTCGGTCAAGCTCGGCTACCGCAACGAGCTGGCCGCCATCGAGGACCCGGTCGAGCGACGGGCGCGCTTCGACGAGATGGTCGCTCGGGCCTACGCCGCCGGCAAGGCCCTCGTGCGGGCCGAGGGCACCGCCCTCGACGACGTGATCGACCCAGCCGACACTCGGCGCTGGGTCCTGGCCGGGCTGCGCTCGCTGCCGCCCGCGCCCCCGCGCACGGACAAGAAGGTCCCCTGGATCGACGCCTGGTAG
- a CDS encoding amidase, with the protein MTEPLDHDAVGQAELVRSGAVSPLELVDSAIARIEARNPELNAVIHERFDAARAEAAGDLPDGPFRGVPFLVKDGVCAMAGEPFHAGMAFLKRHAHVAARDQWLAERYRAAGFVVLGRTNLPELALMPTTEPAAYGPTRNPHDLERTPGGSSGGSAAAVADGWVAAAHGNDMGGSIRIPASCCGLVGLKPSRARTTIGPEFAEYWGQMTHEHVVCRSVRDTAAILDATAGPGPGDPYTAPPPRRPWLDEVGGDPGRLRIGVLTDTPFAEVDAECDAAARHLADELADAGHEVVDEHPAALADPSANLAYVTMLQVHVASELARIGRMVGEEITEADVEPETWAAAEAGRTVDAVSYWEATQAMHSWSRQVATWWSDHDLLVTPTLATLPPKLGEVDVFAMVAFTLPFNITGQPAISLPVHRAAGLPVGAQLVGAFGREDLVIAASSQVLPT; encoded by the coding sequence ATGACCGAACCGCTGGACCACGATGCCGTCGGGCAGGCCGAGCTGGTCCGCTCGGGGGCGGTGTCTCCTCTGGAGCTCGTCGACTCGGCGATCGCCCGGATCGAGGCGCGCAACCCCGAGCTCAACGCCGTCATCCACGAGCGCTTCGACGCCGCCCGGGCGGAGGCCGCCGGCGACCTCCCGGATGGTCCGTTCCGTGGGGTGCCGTTCCTCGTCAAGGACGGCGTCTGCGCCATGGCGGGGGAGCCGTTCCACGCCGGGATGGCCTTCCTGAAGCGCCACGCCCACGTGGCGGCGCGCGACCAGTGGCTGGCGGAGCGGTACCGGGCTGCCGGCTTCGTGGTCCTCGGGCGCACCAACCTGCCCGAGCTGGCGCTCATGCCGACCACCGAGCCCGCGGCCTATGGGCCCACCCGCAACCCCCACGACCTCGAGCGCACGCCGGGAGGGTCCTCCGGCGGCTCGGCGGCGGCGGTCGCCGACGGATGGGTGGCAGCCGCCCACGGCAACGACATGGGCGGATCGATTCGCATACCGGCGTCGTGCTGCGGGCTCGTGGGCCTGAAGCCCTCGCGGGCGCGGACCACCATTGGCCCGGAGTTCGCCGAGTACTGGGGCCAGATGACCCACGAGCACGTGGTGTGCCGCTCGGTGCGCGACACCGCCGCCATCCTCGACGCCACCGCCGGGCCGGGGCCCGGCGACCCTTACACGGCGCCGCCACCCCGACGGCCGTGGCTCGACGAGGTGGGCGGCGACCCGGGTCGCCTTCGGATCGGTGTGCTCACCGACACGCCCTTCGCCGAGGTCGACGCCGAGTGCGATGCGGCCGCCCGGCACCTCGCCGACGAGCTGGCCGACGCCGGGCACGAGGTCGTCGACGAGCACCCGGCGGCGCTCGCTGATCCCTCGGCCAACCTGGCCTACGTCACCATGCTCCAGGTCCACGTCGCCAGCGAGCTGGCTCGCATCGGCCGGATGGTCGGCGAGGAGATCACCGAGGCCGACGTGGAGCCGGAGACCTGGGCCGCGGCCGAGGCCGGCCGTACCGTCGACGCCGTGTCCTACTGGGAGGCGACCCAGGCCATGCACTCGTGGTCGCGACAGGTGGCGACGTGGTGGTCCGACCACGACCTCCTCGTGACACCGACCCTCGCCACGCTCCCGCCGAAGCTTGGCGAGGTCGACGTGTTCGCCATGGTGGCGTTCACCCTGCCGTTCAACATCACCGGACAGCCCGCCATCAGCCTGCCGGTGCACCGGGCCGCCGGCCTGCCCGTCGGCGCCCAGCTGGTGGGGGCCTTCGGACGGGAGGACCTCGTGATCGCCGCCTCGAGCCAGGTCCTGCCCACCTGA
- a CDS encoding adenosine kinase: MDPTPATAAASLDVVGVGNAIVDVIAQAEEAFLDAHGLVKGSMALVDTARSAALYDAMGPAVEVSGGSAANTLAGLASLGGTGGFIGRVHADQLGEVFAHDIRSLGVAFPVPPATDGSPTGRCLIVVTPDGERTMSTLLGAAGELGPDDVDEALLASASVTYLEGYLFDKGPAREAFARAAAVAHAAGREVALTLSDSFCVERARSAFRQLVVDEIDVLFANAAEIRLLYETDDLEAAIGQAADTCRTVVVTRSAEGSTVIVGGERHDIEADPVAKVVDTTGAGDLYAAGFLYGHTRGMEPQRCGRLGSMAAAEVISHLGARPVADLADLAAPLLG, encoded by the coding sequence ATGGACCCCACCCCTGCGACCGCCGCCGCCAGCCTCGACGTGGTGGGGGTGGGCAATGCCATCGTCGACGTCATCGCGCAGGCAGAGGAGGCCTTCCTCGACGCCCACGGGCTGGTCAAGGGTTCGATGGCGCTGGTCGACACCGCGCGCTCGGCCGCCCTCTACGACGCCATGGGGCCGGCGGTCGAGGTCTCGGGCGGGTCGGCGGCGAACACCCTCGCCGGGCTCGCCTCGCTGGGCGGCACCGGTGGGTTCATCGGCCGGGTGCACGCCGACCAGCTGGGTGAGGTCTTCGCCCACGACATCCGCTCGCTCGGGGTGGCGTTCCCGGTCCCGCCCGCCACCGACGGCTCGCCGACGGGCCGTTGCCTCATCGTGGTGACGCCCGACGGCGAGCGCACGATGAGCACGCTTCTCGGGGCCGCCGGCGAGCTCGGCCCCGACGACGTCGATGAGGCGCTCCTGGCGTCGGCGTCGGTCACGTACCTCGAGGGCTACCTGTTCGACAAGGGGCCGGCCCGCGAGGCCTTCGCCCGGGCTGCCGCCGTCGCCCACGCTGCAGGGCGCGAGGTGGCGCTGACGCTGTCCGACTCGTTCTGCGTGGAGCGTGCCCGCTCGGCGTTCCGCCAGCTGGTCGTCGACGAGATCGACGTGCTGTTCGCCAACGCCGCCGAGATCCGGCTCCTCTACGAGACCGACGACCTCGAGGCAGCCATCGGGCAGGCCGCCGACACGTGCCGGACGGTGGTCGTCACCCGAAGCGCCGAGGGATCGACGGTGATCGTCGGTGGTGAGCGTCACGACATCGAGGCCGATCCCGTGGCGAAGGTCGTCGACACCACCGGCGCCGGCGACCTCTACGCCGCCGGCTTCCTCTACGGCCACACTCGGGGGATGGAGCCGCAGCGCTGTGGGCGCCTGGGCTCGATGGCAGCAGCCGAGGTCATCTCCCACCTCGGTGCCCGCCCCGTGGCCGACCTGGCCGACCTCGCCGCCCCGCTGCTCGGGTGA
- a CDS encoding GNAT family N-acetyltransferase, which translates to MSPSFSVVAAEALLPDGLISLAGHADREGIRIVATVLQRWRDGTERFRAPGEAILAATSGGEIVGIGGLSQCPNVERALRMRRFYVAPAWRRQGVARALASGLIAAAFEHTDVITCNAGASAAAAPFWESMGFLPVDVEGITHIRRR; encoded by the coding sequence GTGAGTCCGTCGTTCTCCGTGGTGGCCGCCGAAGCGCTCTTGCCGGATGGCCTCATCTCACTCGCCGGCCATGCGGACCGGGAGGGCATCCGGATCGTGGCGACGGTGCTTCAGCGGTGGCGTGACGGAACCGAGCGCTTTCGGGCACCGGGCGAGGCGATCCTGGCCGCGACCTCCGGCGGAGAGATCGTCGGGATCGGTGGCCTGTCGCAGTGCCCCAACGTCGAACGCGCGCTGCGCATGCGTCGGTTCTACGTGGCCCCCGCGTGGCGACGACAAGGGGTCGCACGAGCGCTCGCCAGCGGGCTGATCGCTGCCGCGTTCGAGCACACAGACGTCATCACCTGCAATGCAGGCGCCTCGGCCGCTGCGGCACCGTTCTGGGAGAGCATGGGCTTCTTGCCAGTCGACGTAGAAGGGATCACGCACATCCGTCGGCGCTGA
- a CDS encoding PhzF family phenazine biosynthesis protein: MPVPLFQVDAFASSFFTGNPAAVCLLDEPAEAGWMQAVAAEMNLSETAFAVPRSDGSWDLRWFTPAIEIDLCGHATLATAHALWESGRALAGGTLRFHTRSGELTAEQREGWIEMDFPSVPPTEEWAPPDLIEALDVQPTHTATNGTDWLVQLRTEAEVRAVRPDIRRLATIQCRGVIVTAEADHDTPADIVSRFFAPSAGVDEDPVTGSAHCCLGPWWSERLGRSELRGLQVSARGGEVRVRVLGDRIALGGSAVTVARGELLV; the protein is encoded by the coding sequence GTGCCAGTGCCGCTGTTCCAGGTCGACGCGTTCGCGTCGTCGTTCTTCACAGGGAACCCTGCCGCCGTCTGCCTGCTCGACGAGCCGGCCGAGGCGGGGTGGATGCAAGCCGTCGCCGCGGAGATGAACCTGTCGGAGACGGCCTTCGCCGTCCCCCGGTCGGACGGCTCCTGGGACCTGCGGTGGTTCACGCCTGCCATCGAGATCGACCTGTGCGGTCACGCCACCCTCGCCACCGCCCACGCCCTCTGGGAGTCCGGACGGGCGCTGGCGGGCGGGACCCTCCGCTTCCATACCCGCAGCGGCGAGCTCACGGCCGAGCAGCGCGAGGGCTGGATCGAGATGGACTTCCCGTCCGTCCCACCCACCGAAGAGTGGGCCCCGCCCGACCTCATCGAGGCCCTCGACGTGCAACCGACCCACACCGCCACCAACGGCACCGACTGGCTGGTCCAGCTGCGGACCGAGGCCGAGGTCCGAGCCGTCCGTCCCGACATCCGCCGCTTGGCCACCATCCAGTGCCGAGGCGTCATCGTGACCGCCGAGGCCGACCACGACACCCCGGCCGACATCGTGTCGCGCTTCTTCGCCCCGTCGGCCGGCGTCGACGAGGATCCCGTCACCGGATCGGCCCACTGCTGCCTCGGCCCCTGGTGGTCCGAGCGCCTCGGTCGCTCCGAGCTGCGCGGCCTCCAGGTGTCGGCACGGGGCGGCGAGGTGCGGGTGCGCGTGCTCGGCGACCGCATCGCCCTCGGCGGCAGCGCCGTGACGGTGGCCCGCGGCGAGCTCCTCGTCTAG
- a CDS encoding M1 family metallopeptidase yields MHDSSASTPGDEHLYRLPRTVLPRRYDLTIAPDLDAATFRGEEAVEVEVTTPVDQVVLNAVDLDLDEAWVADGAGARIEATISLDAGAERATLALASTLQAGTATVHIRFRGTLNDKLKGFYRSTFTDEDGVERVIGTTQMEPTDARLAFPCWDEPDLKATFAVTLVVAEGLLAISNGGAVSESPTDDGRVAIRFAETIPMSTYLVAFVVGPLEATEAVDVDGIPLRVVHVPGKGHLAPYALEVGAFCLRYFADYYGIDYPGDKCDLIALPDFAAGAMENLGAITFREAVLLIDPDSVTQVELQRVADVVAHELAHMWFGDLVTMKWWNGLWLNEAFATFMELAAVDAFKPEWRRWVSFTNERAAAFAVDSLASTRPVEYPVHSPEDAEGMFDVLTYQKGASVLRMLEQYLGTDGFRAGIRRYLKANQFGNAETTDLWDAIEDATGEPVRRIMDSWIFQGGYPLVSASVDGDLLTLEQRRFRFLPDAEESTTWSVPALVSSGGTAHKVLLEGDSATFKLPDAAAGVVVNAGGHGFYRVRYSPALLNTLQDRLADLQAVERALLLEDTWAAVLAGDTDATSFLALAHAFVDETDRTVWATLVTALGSLDRILDGDARAAFQAFVRELVGPALSRLGWTPDPGEDELTRQLRGTLISTLGNLGDDPEVVAEARRVHDTVLADPGAVDPNVAAAVVGVVATHGGPDEHDAFWERYRTSPSPQESLRYLYALASFPDEDLVLSALERCLSGDIRSQNGPFLVLLALGNRDAAAAAWDFVTRSWDGLNERFPDNAIPRMLGGITALSEPALARRVEAFLAEHPVPQGARTVEQHLERLRVNVAFRQRESERVAAHLAGGSLP; encoded by the coding sequence GTGCACGACTCCAGCGCCAGCACCCCTGGCGACGAGCACCTCTACCGCCTTCCCCGCACCGTGCTCCCCCGGCGCTACGACCTGACGATCGCACCCGACCTCGACGCCGCCACCTTCAGGGGTGAGGAGGCGGTGGAGGTCGAGGTGACCACGCCGGTCGACCAGGTGGTGCTCAACGCCGTCGACCTCGACCTCGATGAGGCGTGGGTCGCCGACGGCGCCGGAGCACGGATCGAGGCCACGATCTCGCTCGACGCCGGCGCCGAGCGGGCCACCCTCGCCCTCGCCTCGACGCTCCAGGCCGGCACGGCCACGGTCCACATCCGCTTCCGCGGGACCCTCAACGACAAGCTCAAGGGCTTCTACCGCAGCACCTTCACCGACGAGGACGGCGTCGAGCGGGTCATCGGCACCACTCAGATGGAGCCGACCGACGCTCGTCTGGCGTTCCCCTGCTGGGACGAGCCCGACCTCAAGGCGACCTTCGCCGTCACCTTGGTGGTAGCCGAGGGCCTCCTCGCCATCTCCAACGGCGGCGCAGTCAGCGAGTCCCCCACCGACGACGGCCGCGTGGCGATCCGCTTCGCCGAGACGATCCCCATGAGCACCTACCTGGTGGCGTTCGTGGTCGGGCCGCTCGAGGCAACCGAGGCCGTCGACGTCGACGGCATCCCGCTCCGGGTGGTCCACGTGCCCGGCAAGGGCCACCTCGCCCCCTACGCCCTCGAGGTCGGTGCGTTCTGCCTGCGTTACTTCGCCGACTACTACGGGATCGACTACCCCGGCGACAAGTGCGACCTCATCGCCCTGCCCGACTTCGCCGCCGGCGCCATGGAGAACCTCGGTGCCATCACCTTCCGGGAGGCCGTGCTCCTCATCGACCCCGACAGCGTCACCCAGGTCGAGCTCCAGCGGGTCGCCGACGTGGTGGCCCACGAGCTGGCCCACATGTGGTTCGGCGACCTGGTGACGATGAAGTGGTGGAACGGCCTGTGGCTCAACGAGGCGTTCGCCACCTTCATGGAGCTGGCCGCCGTCGACGCCTTCAAGCCCGAGTGGCGGCGCTGGGTGTCGTTCACCAACGAGCGGGCGGCTGCCTTCGCCGTCGACTCGCTCGCCAGCACCCGACCGGTCGAGTACCCCGTGCACTCGCCGGAGGATGCCGAAGGGATGTTCGACGTCCTCACCTACCAGAAGGGCGCATCGGTCCTGCGCATGCTGGAGCAGTACCTGGGGACCGACGGCTTCCGCGCCGGCATCCGCCGCTACCTGAAGGCCAACCAGTTCGGCAACGCCGAGACCACCGACCTCTGGGATGCCATCGAGGACGCCACCGGCGAGCCGGTGCGCCGGATCATGGACTCCTGGATCTTCCAGGGTGGGTACCCGCTGGTGAGCGCGTCCGTCGACGGCGACCTCCTCACCCTCGAACAGCGCCGCTTCCGCTTCCTCCCTGACGCAGAGGAGAGCACCACGTGGTCGGTGCCGGCGCTGGTGTCGTCGGGCGGGACGGCCCACAAGGTCCTCCTCGAGGGCGACTCCGCCACCTTCAAGCTCCCTGATGCCGCCGCGGGCGTCGTGGTCAACGCGGGTGGGCACGGCTTCTACCGGGTGCGCTACTCCCCAGCCCTGCTCAACACGCTCCAAGACCGTCTCGCCGACCTCCAGGCGGTCGAGCGAGCATTGCTGCTCGAAGACACGTGGGCCGCCGTGCTCGCCGGCGACACCGACGCCACCTCCTTCCTCGCGCTGGCCCACGCCTTCGTCGACGAGACCGACCGCACGGTGTGGGCGACCCTCGTCACTGCCCTCGGCAGCCTCGACCGGATCCTCGACGGCGACGCCCGCGCCGCTTTCCAGGCCTTCGTGCGCGAGCTGGTCGGGCCCGCCCTGTCCCGCCTCGGCTGGACGCCCGACCCCGGGGAGGACGAGCTCACCCGCCAGCTCCGCGGCACCCTCATCTCCACCCTCGGCAACCTCGGCGACGATCCCGAGGTGGTCGCCGAGGCCCGACGCGTCCACGACACCGTCCTCGCCGACCCCGGTGCCGTCGACCCCAACGTCGCCGCCGCCGTGGTCGGCGTGGTTGCCACCCACGGCGGCCCCGACGAGCACGACGCCTTCTGGGAGCGGTACCGCACCTCGCCCTCGCCCCAGGAGTCGCTCCGCTACCTCTACGCGCTGGCTTCGTTCCCGGACGAGGACCTGGTGCTCAGCGCCCTCGAGCGCTGCCTGTCGGGCGACATCCGCTCGCAGAACGGCCCCTTCCTCGTCCTCCTCGCCCTCGGCAACCGCGACGCCGCCGCCGCGGCCTGGGACTTCGTGACCCGGTCGTGGGACGGTCTCAACGAGCGCTTCCCCGACAACGCCATCCCCCGGATGCTCGGGGGTATCACCGCCCTGTCGGAGCCCGCCCTGGCCAGGCGCGTCGAGGCGTTCCTCGCCGAGCACCCCGTCCCCCAGGGTGCCCGCACGGTCGAGCAGCACCTCGAGCGGCTGCGGGTCAACGTCGCGTTCCGCCAGCGCGAGTCCGAACGGGTGGCGGCCCACCTCGCCGGCGGCTCCCTCCCCTAG
- a CDS encoding VOC family protein: MSVRLVALDIADPSETWRQAGFEVDVDGGCRVGAVRLWLGRAPGGRGVLGWTLAGTEALTEVDGLPTTVAPDEEPAVPAHHPNGVTSVDHVVMRTPDLDRTVAALCAIGAEPRRTRPTTGPDGSAITQVFFRLGEAILELVGPPERAGDGPARIWGLAFTCADLDATTASLGDLVGTPRDAVQPGRRIATIRRSADLTVPVALMSTGPGRREPR, from the coding sequence GTGTCCGTCCGCCTCGTCGCCCTCGACATCGCCGACCCGTCCGAGACGTGGCGCCAGGCCGGCTTCGAGGTCGACGTCGACGGGGGTTGCCGGGTCGGCGCGGTGCGCCTCTGGCTCGGCCGCGCTCCGGGAGGCCGCGGCGTCCTCGGCTGGACCCTCGCCGGCACCGAGGCGCTGACCGAGGTCGACGGGCTGCCCACCACGGTGGCGCCCGACGAGGAGCCGGCGGTGCCTGCCCACCACCCCAACGGCGTCACCTCCGTCGATCACGTGGTGATGCGGACCCCCGACCTCGACCGCACGGTGGCCGCACTGTGCGCCATCGGTGCCGAGCCGCGCCGCACTCGTCCCACCACCGGCCCCGACGGCTCCGCCATCACCCAGGTCTTCTTCCGGCTCGGCGAGGCGATCCTCGAGCTTGTCGGCCCGCCGGAGCGCGCTGGCGACGGGCCGGCGCGGATCTGGGGCCTGGCCTTCACCTGCGCCGACCTCGACGCCACCACGGCGAGCCTGGGCGACCTGGTGGGGACCCCCCGCGACGCCGTGCAGCCCGGGCGGAGGATCGCCACCATCCGCCGCTCCGCCGACCTCACCGTGCCGGTTGCGCTCATGAGCACCGGGCCCGGGCGCCGAGAGCCCCGCTGA
- a CDS encoding class I SAM-dependent methyltransferase: protein MLTDPRLASLYDIDNPDGPDHDHWRRLADQVEPLTIIDLGCGTGLLTVSLASVARRTIGIDPDAGMLAVARRRPEAENVEWRLGDSRAIEESGVELVLMTGNVAQHVGPRHWPGTLEKVSAALSPGGVLGFETRNPDARAWRGWTPEATCSTRETLHGKLTEWLEATEPDQDGTVILTAHNLWSESGEDLVVEQPLTFRGLEELVEDLAAAGLSVRAVHGGWDGEQFNAASALIVLTAEKIA, encoded by the coding sequence ATGCTGACGGATCCGCGACTCGCGTCGCTGTACGACATCGACAATCCCGACGGACCTGACCACGACCACTGGCGGCGGCTCGCCGACCAGGTCGAACCACTCACGATCATCGACCTCGGGTGCGGAACCGGGCTGTTGACGGTGTCGTTGGCATCAGTAGCTCGTCGGACGATCGGGATCGACCCAGACGCGGGCATGCTCGCCGTCGCCCGGCGACGACCCGAGGCCGAGAACGTCGAGTGGCGTCTCGGTGACTCACGAGCCATCGAAGAATCGGGCGTCGAACTCGTTCTCATGACAGGCAACGTCGCGCAGCACGTCGGTCCCCGCCACTGGCCCGGAACACTCGAGAAGGTCTCCGCCGCCCTCTCGCCCGGCGGCGTGCTCGGCTTCGAGACCCGCAATCCCGACGCTCGAGCGTGGCGAGGTTGGACGCCAGAGGCGACGTGTTCGACTCGCGAGACCCTCCACGGAAAGCTGACGGAGTGGCTGGAAGCAACCGAGCCAGATCAGGATGGGACGGTCATCCTCACCGCTCACAACCTGTGGTCCGAGTCAGGCGAGGATCTCGTCGTCGAGCAGCCGCTGACCTTCCGAGGCCTCGAAGAGCTCGTCGAGGATCTCGCAGCGGCCGGCCTGTCGGTCCGAGCCGTTCACGGCGGCTGGGACGGCGAGCAGTTCAACGCGGCCTCAGCCCTCATCGTCCTGACGGCTGAGAAGATCGCGTAG